Within the Streptomyces sp. NBC_00554 genome, the region GTTGACGAACGCGATGCGGGGCACCCCGTAGCGGTCGGCCTGCCGCCACACCGACTCGCTCTGCGGCTCGACCCCCGCGACGGCGTCGAACACCGCGATCGCCCCGTCGAGCACCCGCAGCGACCGCGCGACCTCATCGGAGAAGTCGACGTGTCCCGGGGTGTCGATGAGATTGATCCGATGCCCGTCCCAGGCACAACTCACCGCCGCGGCGAAGATGGTGATGCCACGGTCACGCTCCTGGGAGTCGAAGTCGGTGACGGTCGTGCCGTCATGGACCTCACCCCTCTTGTGCGTGGTCCCGGTGACATACAGGATCCGCTCGGTGACGGTGGTCTTGCCGGCGTCGACGTGGGCGAGGATGCCCAGATTACGGACGGCGGTGAGCGGGTTGACGAGATCGCGGTGCAGTTCGGTACGCACGGCCCATGGCCTTTCAGGATGATCCAGAAGGGGTCGGCGCAATTCCCGGACGAACGGGCCATGACCTACGGGCACTCCGGCACGGGCGCAACCACAGAAGGACGCGCATGCGGGGCGTGCGGAGATCAGGCGTTCGTCAGGGCCATCCGGTCCCGGCCGCGCAGCCGGCACCGGACACCCGAAGACACGAGGATCACCTCGTACCGCGACGGGGGAACAACAACAGCGGTGCGGTAACGCATGGCCGGGCTCCCCTCATTCGTCACGGGGCGCGCCGCGGTGATGCGCGGCACGCGTTGTGGGGCGAGTGTAGGGAACCGGGCCGGGGGCAGGACACCGGATTTTTCCGCCTCTCGCCGTCACTCTCCCCCACGCCGCTGTTCCGGGCGGGCAGGCGCGATGATGGTGGCGGCGCGGCCGGGTGGTGCGGGGCTGTCCGCTCCGAGTACTTGGCAGCGCGCCGGACCGTGCCGGGACCACAGTGCGGCCGTCCACGCGCAGAGCAGTGCGTCGATGAGGTCCTCCCGGTGCTTGTAGTCGGCGGCCCGTTGGGGTGAGGGCTCGTCGAGCAGCCGGCGGGAGACCGGGTGGGAGGCGAGCAGCAGGGGCGGATCGGCGGTGGCGAGGCCCGCCATGCGCGCGATCAGCCTGTCGCACTCCGCTGCCCTCACCGCTCGCCATTGTGCCGTCGGCACGCGCGCCGGCCGGCGCTTGTAGGTGGGGCGTTCCTGGTCGTAGCCCAGCTCGTGGGCCCCGACCAGGGTCGTGTACGGATAGCACTCGGACATGACCGTCCCGCCCGTCGGCGGCCCGCCCCTGCCGTCGTCGTAGACCCAGCCGGACTCCTCCAGCCCCTCCCGCAGGAGAACACCGGCGAGGCGCGGAGAGCTCTGGTTGGTGCTGTTCGCGCTCACCTTCCAGCGTCCGTACCGCTGGCCGACCTCCCGCTCGCACGGCCGCTGCCCGGCCGGGTTGTCGACGATCAGCGGTGCGTCCACGAAAGCCAGGGTCGATCCGTCGGCGGCTGTCCTGGCGAGCCACGACATCGTCTCCTCGAGACCACGGGTCCAGCCGCACTCGAGCACCACGCCGCTACGGTCGACAGCAGCTACCCCGGTCTCGTTGGGCCTGGCGCGAGTTCCGCCGTGCGCCCAGGCGAGGTCAATGCCGATGAACCGCTCTGTCTCCATGCAGCGGTAGTACCAGATGACGACGGGCTCATTAAAGAAACGCTTGCGTTTCGCTCGCGGCCACCGTAGCTTATGTGTACGAAACCGTTTCGTATTGATGGGAGCCCGGGGCGTGCCCAGTCGCAGCAGTAGCAAGCCCGAGGTGCCGCGTGGGGCGGGGTCCGAGGGGCTGGTCCTGACCGTCGTAGCGCGGGCTTCGCGATGACGG harbors:
- a CDS encoding DUF429 domain-containing protein, whose protein sequence is METERFIGIDLAWAHGGTRARPNETGVAAVDRSGVVLECGWTRGLEETMSWLARTAADGSTLAFVDAPLIVDNPAGQRPCEREVGQRYGRWKVSANSTNQSSPRLAGVLLREGLEESGWVYDDGRGGPPTGGTVMSECYPYTTLVGAHELGYDQERPTYKRRPARVPTAQWRAVRAAECDRLIARMAGLATADPPLLLASHPVSRRLLDEPSPQRAADYKHREDLIDALLCAWTAALWSRHGPARCQVLGADSPAPPGRAATIIAPARPEQRRGGE